The proteins below come from a single Ruegeria sp. THAF33 genomic window:
- a CDS encoding NAD(P)-binding domain-containing protein gives MNRIGFIGTGHIAAPIARLMAAKGHQISVTERNAKVSAALKAELGVTVAAPQAVIDTSDIVFLCLRPHIAAEVLDPLTFRADQQIVSVMAAVSAEHLAALCAPASDFVQTIPLGFLETGGCPMAAFGNDRLLADLFEPENPVVKVADEAALNAHFAICAMVPGILDLMATGAEWLGDATGDADGAEFYTTQLMAGFLASMEKGAAGRLAQERDALATEGTLSLQMTDALKDGGAHEALRSALGAIGKRLES, from the coding sequence GCGGCTGATGGCCGCCAAGGGGCACCAGATCAGCGTGACCGAGCGCAACGCCAAGGTTTCAGCCGCATTGAAGGCGGAACTGGGCGTAACCGTAGCTGCGCCTCAGGCCGTGATTGACACCTCGGACATCGTGTTCCTGTGCCTGCGCCCGCATATCGCGGCCGAGGTTCTGGACCCGCTGACATTCCGCGCCGATCAGCAGATCGTGTCGGTCATGGCGGCGGTTTCGGCCGAGCACCTGGCCGCGCTTTGCGCCCCGGCGTCGGATTTCGTGCAGACCATCCCGCTGGGCTTTCTGGAAACCGGCGGCTGCCCGATGGCGGCTTTTGGCAATGATCGCCTGCTGGCGGATCTGTTTGAACCGGAGAACCCCGTGGTCAAGGTTGCGGATGAAGCCGCGCTGAACGCGCATTTCGCCATTTGTGCCATGGTTCCCGGCATTCTGGACCTGATGGCCACCGGTGCCGAATGGCTGGGTGACGCAACCGGTGATGCGGACGGGGCCGAGTTCTATACAACGCAGTTGATGGCGGGTTTTCTGGCCTCGATGGAAAAAGGCGCCGCCGGACGGTTGGCACAGGAGCGTGACGCCCTGGCGACAGAGGGCACGCTGAGCCTGCAAATGACGGACGCCCTGAAAGACGGGGGCGCGCACGAGGCGCTGCGGTCCGCGCTTGGGGCAATAGGCAAACGTTTGGAG